The genomic window CTACTTCCGTACCACTGACGTAACTGGTGCTGTTGAATTGCCAGAAGGCGTAGAAATGGTAATGCCAGGTGACAACATTCAAATGAACGTTACCTTGATTCACCCGATTGCGATGGAAGAAGGCTTGCGCTTCGCTATCCGTGAAGGTGGTCGTACTGTTGGTGCTGGTGTTGTTGCCAAAATCATTCAGTAATTAGTTGTCAGGGGTGGTATAGTGCCACCCCTTCAAATACAGGCCAGTAGTTCAATTGGTAGAGCACCGGTCTCCAAAACCGGGTGTTGGCGGTTCGACCCCGTCCTGGCCTGCCATATTTTTTGCAAGCGTGCGTAAAGAGTTTCTGCGTCTTATGAATATTAAGTCTGAAGAAAAAGAGTACCGCCTGGATTTTGCCAAATGGGCTGTTGTTGCTGCATTGGTTGCTCTTGGTATTTTCGGAAATTCTCATTTTTCTGCGCAGCCATTGTTCTATCGTGCATTGGCGTTGATTGCTCTTACTGCGGTTGCATTGTTCGTTGCTTATAACACTGAAAAAGGTGCTGGTCTTTGGTCTTTGATTCAGGGTTCAGTTGTTGAATTGCGTAAGGTTGTATGGCCTACGCGTCAAGAAACCAATCAAACAACATTGATTGTTGTTGTCGTGGTTCTGTTTATGTCCCTGGTGTTGTGGGCATTGGATACCATGTTGGGTTTTGTGGCTTCAAAAATCATAGGATAAGTTGAAATGGCAAAG from Cellvibrio zantedeschiae includes these protein-coding regions:
- the secE gene encoding preprotein translocase subunit SecE gives rise to the protein MNIKSEEKEYRLDFAKWAVVAALVALGIFGNSHFSAQPLFYRALALIALTAVALFVAYNTEKGAGLWSLIQGSVVELRKVVWPTRQETNQTTLIVVVVVLFMSLVLWALDTMLGFVASKIIG